The nucleotide window CAGTCTCGGCAGGATCGCCAATGTTCCCGAGCCCTCGGTTCCCATCCTGGGAATGGTCGCCGGGCTGGCCCTGCTACGCCGCCGCGTCCGGCGCGGAGCAAACGGACATCCAGCAGGAGGTGGATGAATCCGGACCAGCGCGGAAGCACGGCGCACAGGATGCAAATTGACAAAAACCGCTGCAATGTCGTTCCATCGAATTTCTAACAATTTTCATACCAATTCCCCCCATCCGATGAGATCACGCCACCTGCCCTTGATTTTGGGATTTGTCTCTTGCGCCATGCTGAGCGAGCCGGCCGCCGCGGACGCCTACTTCTATCACCCCGGCATGAAGATCGAGCTGGGCAAGAGCTTTGACAAGGCGCGGCCATTCGAGGACATCACCAGCAACGGCTTCTTCGAGTTCAAGGAAACGCCGAAGGGTTCGCCCGCGGGAACCATCCGCTTCAGCTTCCAGTTCGCGGATGACTACAGCCAGTTCTACTCCTCATCCCGGCAGAATTACAGCGCCTCCGCAAAGTGGAAGCTGTTCAAGGGAAAGGCATCGGCCGGCATCTCGAAGAGCGGCGGATTCTCCAAGCGTAACGTGGTGTGCGTGATCAGCGCGGAGAAAACCTACGTAACGGAGTCCGTGGGCGGAGACTTGAAATTGTCCGCACAAGGGCTGGAGTATCTCCAGCAGGCTGTGACCGCGGACAATGCGGAGGCCTTCTACGAGACGGCAGGCACGGAGGTGGTGACAGGCCTCACACGCTCGGCGAAAGTGATCGTGGTGATCAATTTCCAGACCTCCAGCGAATCCCAGGCATCCTCGCTGAAAACCGCGCTGGAGGCGAGCTACGGGCCGGTGTCCGGCGCGGCGGACTTTGCCAAAAGCATGGCGAGCCAGAAGATCCGCTACAGCTATGACATCCAGACCTACGAGGATGGCATCCAAGGCAACAAGTCGATCACGGCGAAGCTGGGGACGGTCGATCCGGCGGACTTCTATGCGATCCGCGCGGTCGTGTCCACCGCGTTCTCCGAGACCGTGCCCGCGGATTGCCCGATCAGTGAGTTCCAGACCCAGCGGATCGTGACCCTGCCGCAGATCGCGTTCAGCAAGGTGGCGAAGTATCTGAAGCAGCAGCGGGCACTGGAGGAGGAACGGGATATCCACCTGGAGCGCTACTATCAGGCATGGCTGGCGTGGAACCAGCGGATGGATGAGGTTTCCCGGTTCGAGAAGATCCCGGAATCGTGGTTCTCGGACAACGGGGCGTTTTTCCTGAAGACGAAGCGGAAGGAATCCCAGGAAAAGATGGATGAAGCCCGCTCAAGGGCGAGAAGGACGGAGCTGGCCTCGCTGGATGAACTCGCCGCCATGAGGACGGACGATCTGGAGCTGCCGCCACTGGACCTCATGTCCTATGTGAAAAAGCCAGCGGCGCGGCTGAGGGCCTACAAGGAGAGCGCGCTGGGGGAAAGCACGGCGGGAGCCGCCAACTACGAGCACACCCATTTCCACAAGGAATACTATCCGGAGGTGCAGTTCCCCACGGCGGTGGTGCTCCAGCAGGTGAACCGCATCATTCTCAAGAACAACGATAAGCGTGTGATCGAACTCAGCGCGGCCGAAGTGCTGGAGGGGCTGGGCGATGAATGCTCCTTTTCCTTCCAGGAGATCCTGGGACGCAGCGGGCTGGAGGATTTCGTTTCCTTCAAAAGCAGGTTTGGCGGCGGCGCCCACCTGCAGGACATGGTGGACCGCTACAACATCAGGAACGTGTATTCGTGGGGAGGCCACAAGGCAGCCCACGCTCCAAACATGACGGCCACGCGCAATGGAGTGAACGCGGCCTTCGCCGCCGAGGAGAGAAATCGGAACTACTCGCTGGAGATCCACTTCAACAACAGCACCATGCAAGCGCTGAAGATCGGCAACTACTACACGCGGCCGTGACAGGTGGCGGGAACACCGCGCCCGATAGCAGTTGGATAGGAAAGCAGCACCATGGGCCCCGCCCATTGGGAAGGCCCTCCTCGTCTCAAGGCTCAACTCTCTGATGAAGGCGGAGGCTTGGAGGCATTCTACTCCTTTGCTTTCTTCTCCTGCGCCCAGAGCTTGTCGCCTTCCTCCCAGCCCTTGTCACGGGCGGCTTCGATTTCCCCGCCGGGGATTCCGGCCATGGATGCATCCAGGCAGAGACTGGCGAGATCGCTGCCAGCGGGACCTGGCATGTCCCTGGCCTCACGCAGTGTTTCCAATCGTGCCTTGACCGCAGCGGCGCGGATCTTCTCCAACGTTTCCTGCCTTGCGGGCAGCTTGATACCGCTGGCGGAATCGACCTTGCCATCTTGATCAGGAGCGGGCGCAGGGCGGAGGAAATGCCAGGCGAGTCCCGCCGTGGCGAGGACTCCTGCGAGGATGAGGACGGGGAGAAGCTTCATGATATCACGGATGGATGAGGCTCCACAGGATGGGATACCACGATGGTGAAAGTCGAGCGCTTGTGACGAGCGGAGCAGACCGAGGGGGATGGGACGGAACCGCGAGGGCCGGTGGCTACCACAGCCGGATCTCGCGGACAGTGAAGGGTGCGGCATCATTCGCGCGCTGGAAGGTCTCCGGCGGCCAATGGTCCCACTTCAGAGTGAGGCCGGTGCCGCACTCCTCATACATGCCGCCATCGTGGCCGGCGCGGAGGAAGCGTCCATCGCGCAGGAGGTGGATGAATCCGGACCAGTGCGGATGGACGGCGTGCAGGACGCGGGTGGTTTCCGGGAGGGCGGAAACGGCGGCGGGAATGTCCAGCGGCGCGTTTGGATCGCGGGCGCTTTGCTCATAGTCGGAGCGCCTACGATTCATATAGTAGCAATCGCGGACTTCCTCCGGGTGCCACTGGTGGAGAATGGCATCGGTGGCCTCGCGGCGGACGGGGGCGAGGCTGGAGACGCGCTGGTGGAAGAGATTGTCCTCCCCTCCCCAACTGTGAAACTCCGGCACGCCGCCCGCCGCACGGAAAAGACCGCGCGTGACGAAGGCGATGCCGTAGCCGTCCACGCCAGCGGCGGCCATCGAGCCATCCGCGGCAAGATGCCGGATGACCGGGAACGAGGCGGCGCCCTTCGCAAGCGCGCGCAAGCCTTCCTCGATCGCGGCGGGCGTGACGAGCAGGTCGGCATCGCAGAGGAAGAGTGACTCGCTGCTGGCGTGGGAGGCCGCGAGATTGAGGCCGCGCCCACGGGAGAACGGACCATCGGCGTGGATGAGCCGGATGTGCAGTCCCCTGCCCGCTTCGCCGATCCATTGCCCGAGCGGGTGATCGTCCGAGCCGAAGTCCGCGACGACGAGCTCGATGGGGCCGAGCGTTTCCGCCACCCGCGCGAGCGAGGCGACGCAGCGCGGGAAGAGATCGAGCGAGCCGCCAGCGTGCGGGACTCGCGAGCGGTTCTTCACGCTCACGCACACGGACAGCAGCGGCTCTCCGGGACGCGGGGTGAGCGGCGCGCGCTCCTCCGCGATGTGTGCGGCGATGATGCGGTCATAGGGCAACGACCACTCCGCGGTGATGGCTTTCATGCCCGGCTGCACCGTCTCCGCGACATGGGCGGCGCATTCGTCCCAGCCGCGGCCGTAGCCGTAGCCGGAGACGTGATAGGTGCGGACGTGGTTCATGCGGTAGATGTAGAAGGCCTCATCGCGATCGAGGGCGGCGCTGTCCCACAGGCCGAGGCGTTTCACGCAGTGGTCGAATCCCTGGTCCTCTCCGGCATCGATCAAGGGATAGCCGCCGCAGGCATCGAAAAGGGTGCGGCTGTAGCCGGCCATGGCGTGGGCCATCGCGCCTTGGTGGAATTCCGCGCCGTGGCCGGTCCACCACCACAGGTCGGTGGGCTTGAAGTAATGGCGGTTCCGCATGCGCGCGATGGTCACGGAGATCCGGTGCGGGAGGCAGATGTCATCATCGTCCCACGGCAGGAAGACATCGCCGGTGGCGAGCGCGGCGAGCTGGTTGCGCTTCCCGCCGAGCGAGCCGCAGCGTTCTGTCAGATTCACGAGGGTGACGCCGGGCCATTCACCGGAGAGCGGCATCTCCGGGTGATCGTTCAGGACGATGAGCTCCTTTTCACCGGGATAATCCTGGCGCAGGAAGGACCCGATGGCCTCGCCGATCAGATGCGGGCGGCCGTAGGTGGGGCAGAGGCAGGAGACCTTCGGCGGGCGTCCGTCCCAGTGGCGGAAGTCGTAGGCGGGCGTGCTCATCATTCCGGAAGTTCCGCGAGTTCCTCGAAGACCGCCTGCCAGCTCGCCTTGGATGCCTCCAGGCCGCCGAGCTCCAGCCCGCGCAGGCGCGCCGCCTCCGCCATCTCCGCGCGCAGCCGCGGCTCATACGCCATACGGCTCGCGTAGTAGATGAAGTCACGCTCATGGTCGCACAGCCAGCCGGTCTTCCCGTGCTCCACGATCTGCTGCCAGCCGCCGCGGTTGTCCACGATCAGCACGCTGCCGCTGGCCATGGCCTCGAAGCCGATGCGCGGCCAGTTTTCCGTGGTGTCCGTGGGCTGGAGGATGATGCCGCAGTGCTTGTAGAAGTCCTGCTGCGGGACCACGTGGTGATCGTGCGCGGTGCGGATCCAGTCGTACGGCTTGCCGATTTTTTCCTCGCTGCGGCGGTCGAAGCCGAGGAACAGGCCGCGCTTCGGCACGGGGGAGACGAAGGTTTCGTAGATGTGCAGCGTGTTGGCCGCGAACTTGTCCGCATCCTGCCGCGAGATCCGGCCGCAGCCGAAGGTGCCGCTGTCACGCTCCGCGATGAAGGGAAAGCGCGATTGGTCGAAGTAGGCCTTGAAGGTGCGGAAGCGGATGTCCGGATCACTATTGAGCGCGCGCAGCTCCGGCATGTGCTTCTGCCGCACGGCCTCGTTCTGATAGAGGAACATCGCGATCCGGCCGTCCGCCATCGCCTCCTTCTCCTTGTCGAAGAGCCACGTCATGCAGTTGGCGAAGACGGTGCGGCGCGTGTGCCTGCGGATCTCCGGCAGGGCCTCCAGGAATTCCCCGCTGCAGAAGTTCAGCAGCGGATCGCCGGGCCGCAGCGCGGTGAAATCGTTCGGCCCGTGAATGACCACGCCCTTTTCCCGCATCTCGGGCAGCAGCGGCTCATGCGCGGGGTGCCACATGGGGATGAGGTGGACCTCCAGCCCCATCTCCAGCCAGATGAGGATCTGGTGGTGGAGCTCGGTACTAGCCCCGCCGTAGAGACCCGGGAAGCCGTGGACGAAGACGCGTGAGATTGGTTTGTTGCTCATGGTTTGGATTGCAGCGCCTTCCTGCCTCCGCCTTCCACCCGCGGCGAGCGGCCCGGGCGGACTAGCGGCGCGCGCCGCAGGCATAGTAGCGCGAAGGTCCTCCTTCGCGTGTTTCTGGCGGGGCTTCGCGGGCAAGGGTTGCATCACCCGCAAAGCCATCTTCCCCGCACGCAAGGCGGGAGCCTCGCGCTACTAGTCCGCCCGATGCGGATGACGCCGCCCGTCATCGGGTGTCGGCTATCCCCCGTCGCAAGCGACAACAAACCAAACAACACACAAACCACACCACCACTATGCCTCCAAGCAGCTCCTCCAGCTCATCCTCCAGCAGCGCCCCCGCCTTCATCCAGTTCCTCGATGCCCTCGTCGAACTGAACAACCCCCACGCCGATGACTATGGCGTGCTTGAGGTGGACTACCAAAACACCTTCACCACGCCAATCGTCTCCGTGGAGCAGACCACGAGCCTGCCGATCACCATCGTCTCCACGACCCCGACCTCGATCACCATCAAGGCGAACCCATCGTTGGTGACGGCGGCTGGTCAGGCGGATGCGACAGCCTCGTTCCAGTTCAAGGACGCCTTTAACAACCCGGTCGGTACCGCCAGCCTCGGTGTCGGCTTCAAGAAGACGTTCAAGTCCGGCCTGGCCGAAGACATCGGCGGCTTCAATTTCTCCGGGCTGATCACCCCGGCGGTCTCCGCGGCCTACACCTCTCCGGTGATCGACGGCAATTTCGACAATCCGAACGCCTCGGTTGCAGTGGGACTCACCATCGGCGCGATCGCAGAGCGGGACGGTCTCAACGTCCAGTTCCAGACCGGCCTCACTGCCACGATTCCCGACATCAACATGAATCCCTCGATCAAGTTCGACGCGGTCGCCAAGATCACGCTTGTGGACTCCACGATCGTGCCGGACATGTTCACGATGCTCGGCCTGCAAGCCAAGCAAACCTGGGGCCCCGGCTCCTTTGACGATGGCACGACCACGTTCAATCTGAACTTCGGACTGCTGAATGAGAATCCAACTGGAAAAGCCGTCGATTTCCAAGCTAACGGCTTGCAGTTCTACCTCGAAAGCGTATTGGGATCGAGCTCCTCGCACTCCAACAGCAATGATGTGGGTGTGACGTATCGGGCGACATTCGATTGAGGCACATACATTCCGTCATGCATCTTTTCATCCGATCCATACTGGCCGTATGGCTTGGCGTTGTTGGAATCAGCTTCGCCGAGTCCAATTTCACGGAAAGCCGGTTTCTCTATGAGAACCGGATTCCCGATGGACCGGCGGTGTTGTTCGGTGAAATCAGCATCGACGGAAAAGCCCATCCGCTCATGGTCGATGTTGGAGCGGAAGCGGTTTTGATAGCGGACTCTTCCATCGCAGCCCAATACGGCGCGCCGATGGAAGAGACCCGCATCAAGTATAGCAACTTCAAGGGGTGGAAGTATTCCATCCCTGCGGCCACCGTGGGCGGTTTGAAATTCCCTGCCTCGGTATTTCCGGCGTATGATCTCACTTCCATCAGAAACTCGCTGGGCACCGGTCCCTTTTGTATCCTGGGATGGGAGGCATTGAAGGGAAAGAGTCTCGAGCTCGATCACGATGCGGGACGTTTCCGTATCTTCGAAGGCCCGGGCGATCCTCCCGCCGGGTGGATCACGCTGCCGATGACTTTCGAGCATAATTTGCCGAATATCCATGCCACGCTCGCTGGAAAGGAAGAGTCCTGGCAAATCGATACCGGCTTCAATGACACCATCATGGTTTCGCAGGCAAATTTCGAGCGGCTCGTTGCGGACGGGTTCATTCGGGAGAGAAATCCGGGGGCGGTCACGAGAATCGGGGAAACGCGTACGATGCGAACCGGTTACTTCAATAAAGGGAAACTCCTGGGAGTGGATCTGGCTGGCTTGAGTGTCACCACCGAACCACGGGACTATGACGTTCTTGGCATGACGTTTTTCCGGAAAATGAACCTGCTCATTTCCATCGAGCCCTCGCGCTTCAGCTACACTCTTCGGAAAAACCCCGTGCCGCCGATCTCCGAGACGATCATGATGGGGATCATCTTCACCTATGACAAAGGCCAGGGCGTGATCGAACGCATCCGGCCTGGATCGAATGCGGAGAAGCTGGGATTGAAGCCCGGAGACCGGGTGGAGCGGATCGACGAATTGGGAGACGTGCCGCTGGATGCCTTCAAGATGTTCGATCTGTGCCGGAAATATGCGGAGAAGCCGGTGACCCTCCGCATCAAGCGCGATGGCCAACCGCTCACGGTCCCGCTGCCGCTGACCGCACTGGTGGATTCATGGAACCGGTCGCCGGTTCCAGCGAAGTGAAGTGAGTATGATCGGCCAATCGACATCCAAACGAAAAGCACTTCGTCTGCGCTTGCCGTTGCTTGGCTTGATCGCGCAAACGGCCTTCGCTGCGGACAAAACCACGGAAAGCCGGGTGCTCTATGAGAACCGGATTCCCGATGGCCCGGCGATTCTAGTGGGTGAAATCGGGGTGGCGGGAAAGAACTATCCGCTGATCATCGACACCGGCGCGGAGGCTACCCTGCTGGCCGATCTGGCGGCAGCGAAGCCATTCAAGGAAGCCCCCGGGGAAGCGCAGGTCAAACGAACCGAATTCAAGGGACGGAATTACTTCATCCCGGAGGCGACGGTAGGCAAACTCAAGATTCCAGCGGCCGTCACTCCCGCCTATGATTTCAGCAACCTGAGAGGCCCGATGGGCGTGGACTTCTTCGGATACCTGGGGTGGAAGGCCCTTCAAGGGCGCACCCTGCAACTCGATCACGATGCAGGAAAATTGCGCATCCTGAATGGAGCGGTGCCTCTCCCCGGCGCGCAAGCCACACTTCCGGTAACGATCGAACACAATACGCCAAGCTTCCGCGCTCCGCTGAACGGCAAGGATCATGCGTGGCTCATTGATACCGGCTTCAACGACACTTTCATCATTTCCTCATCGCACTTTGGTGATCTCGTGGAGGCAGGTTTCGTCCGCAGGACATCAGGAGGAAGGGTGGCGAGGATTGAAGGAGAATATCAGACAGAGACCGGCTACTTTCTCAAAGGTTCACTGCTGGGCGTCGATCTCACCGGCCTCAGCGTCACGACCGATCCCCACGGTTACGACGTGGTCGGCATGCTGTTTCTCAAAAAACTCAACGTCGCGCTATCGCTGGAACCTTCACGCTTCAGTTACTCCATCCGGAAAAATCCCCCACACCCGATCTCCGAACAGCTCATGCTCGGGATCATCTTCATCTACGATCATGGCCAAGGCGTGGTTGCCCGCATCAAGCCCGAATCCAATGCGGAGAAGGCGGGATTCAAACCCGGAGACCGCGTCGAAAAGATTGACGAACTGGGCGACGGTCCGTTGGACTGCTTCAAGCTATACGATCTGTGCCTAAAGCATGCTGGCAAACCGGTGACCCTCCGCGTCAGGCGCGATGGCCAGCCGCTCACGATCCAGCTTCCTCTCACTGCCGCGGTGGACGCCTGGAACTTCGACGCACCCCAATCCAAGTGATGATCACCGGCCACGCGGCGTTCTTCCGGAGAGCTCATGACTTGTGCCTGCCGTTGCTGGGCTTGATCGCGCAAGCGGGTTTCGCCGCGCTGCTTGCAGTTTGGGGCCATGGTGCGTTCATCGCACAAGCGGCAACGGACGCGACAGCGACAGCGGAGAAGGACAAACAGGAGCTATACCGAAGCTCCCTCTCTCCCGATCCCTGTCATTTCTTCGTGAAGGCGAAGCTGCGGGACGAAGATGTGGCACTCATTGTGGATACCGGTGCCCGGCGGGCTCTGACCTTCGAGGAAAGTGTAGCCAAGACGTTGGGGCCGGCTCTCAATCCCGTTCAGGTTAATCGCGAGGTCCAGGGGGCCGTTTACAAGATACCGGAGGTCAGGATCGGCCATCTGGTCCTCCCTGAAAGCGAGAGATCGGCGATCGATCTCAGTAGCATGCGGTTTGTCACGGGCATGCCGGTGCTGGGAGTTGTCGGCTGGGAAAGCCTCAAGGGCAGGACGCTCGTCATCGACAATGATGCGCATTCGTTGGAGATCCGCGAGGGCAAGGCGGGACTTTCACATCCGCAACTGTCCCTCCCGGTGGAGGTGGAGGAACCACTGGGCCTCCCCCAAGTCCGGGCAAAG belongs to Luteolibacter ambystomatis and includes:
- a CDS encoding glycosyltransferase, which translates into the protein MMSTPAYDFRHWDGRPPKVSCLCPTYGRPHLIGEAIGSFLRQDYPGEKELIVLNDHPEMPLSGEWPGVTLVNLTERCGSLGGKRNQLAALATGDVFLPWDDDDICLPHRISVTIARMRNRHYFKPTDLWWWTGHGAEFHQGAMAHAMAGYSRTLFDACGGYPLIDAGEDQGFDHCVKRLGLWDSAALDRDEAFYIYRMNHVRTYHVSGYGYGRGWDECAAHVAETVQPGMKAITAEWSLPYDRIIAAHIAEERAPLTPRPGEPLLSVCVSVKNRSRVPHAGGSLDLFPRCVASLARVAETLGPIELVVADFGSDDHPLGQWIGEAGRGLHIRLIHADGPFSRGRGLNLAASHASSESLFLCDADLLVTPAAIEEGLRALAKGAASFPVIRHLAADGSMAAAGVDGYGIAFVTRGLFRAAGGVPEFHSWGGEDNLFHQRVSSLAPVRREATDAILHQWHPEEVRDCYYMNRRRSDYEQSARDPNAPLDIPAAVSALPETTRVLHAVHPHWSGFIHLLRDGRFLRAGHDGGMYEECGTGLTLKWDHWPPETFQRANDAAPFTVREIRLW
- a CDS encoding glycosyltransferase, translated to MSNKPISRVFVHGFPGLYGGASTELHHQILIWLEMGLEVHLIPMWHPAHEPLLPEMREKGVVIHGPNDFTALRPGDPLLNFCSGEFLEALPEIRRHTRRTVFANCMTWLFDKEKEAMADGRIAMFLYQNEAVRQKHMPELRALNSDPDIRFRTFKAYFDQSRFPFIAERDSGTFGCGRISRQDADKFAANTLHIYETFVSPVPKRGLFLGFDRRSEEKIGKPYDWIRTAHDHHVVPQQDFYKHCGIILQPTDTTENWPRIGFEAMASGSVLIVDNRGGWQQIVEHGKTGWLCDHERDFIYYASRMAYEPRLRAEMAEAARLRGLELGGLEASKASWQAVFEELAELPE
- a CDS encoding PDZ domain-containing protein, which encodes MPLLGLIAQTAFAADKTTESRVLYENRIPDGPAILVGEIGVAGKNYPLIIDTGAEATLLADLAAAKPFKEAPGEAQVKRTEFKGRNYFIPEATVGKLKIPAAVTPAYDFSNLRGPMGVDFFGYLGWKALQGRTLQLDHDAGKLRILNGAVPLPGAQATLPVTIEHNTPSFRAPLNGKDHAWLIDTGFNDTFIISSSHFGDLVEAGFVRRTSGGRVARIEGEYQTETGYFLKGSLLGVDLTGLSVTTDPHGYDVVGMLFLKKLNVALSLEPSRFSYSIRKNPPHPISEQLMLGIIFIYDHGQGVVARIKPESNAEKAGFKPGDRVEKIDELGDGPLDCFKLYDLCLKHAGKPVTLRVRRDGQPLTIQLPLTAAVDAWNFDAPQSK